In the genome of Brachypodium distachyon strain Bd21 chromosome 3, Brachypodium_distachyon_v3.0, whole genome shotgun sequence, the window GGATTGACTAGAACAAACAATGCATGGCGGCAAATTTCCAAATCAATATGAAAATCTAGGAAATATGGAGCCATTTTCTACTGAAAATAGTGCAGGCCCAGTTAGCTTGGGAACACTTAATCATGCCAATTTGTAACAGAAACACTAGAAGCAGATCTAGCATGGTGCTTGTAAATCAATGTCTAACACAAAAATCAATGCATAGAGAAGACGGCTGAAGTATCCTAAAATAGTTTCAAGATTTTTGGTACACCTCCAATAAATCTTTGTAACAAAATATCACATTTCAATTTCCTATTTCAATTTCATCTTATGTCATGGGTAGTTTTTGCTAACAACGGAGTTATGTTAACCAGTTATATTGCctcctgtaaaaaaaacagttatatTGCCTATTAGATTAATATAGTTAACTCTAAGCCGTATAGTTTAGCCTTTTAATATCTCCGAATTGTGGATATAACTTCTTTATTTCCCCCTACTATGCTACGTGCTCCAAACTTGTGCAGGCCACATTGTGCTCCTTTAGCTTTACGATCAGTTCTCTTTCGCAACACTTCACAACAATAGATATGCAAATCAGAGAGTAGGCTTACTTTAGCTGGCCATCATAACCCGTTTTTATAGCTGCTAGAATGTAATTAGCTTCCTTTTTAATGCAGCCCGTGTATGCCACGCATTTTCTCAATCTACCATATTATCTTTGCCTACAATGTAATTTATTGGGTGCATATATGCAAGTAAGAAGCATTTGATGCCTACGTTTGCTGTGCAATATTGTTAACAAGTAGTAGGATATATTaataacaagaaaaacaactcATGTGAAACGACATGCTGAGCAGGCTGTTCACATGATTTTAGCATCCGTCGGCAGTGTATCCTCAGTTCGTCGTACAAAAATTCGAATCGCAAAATGAGTTGTGATCACCAAGCACAGTGAAGCGTGCCATTCCATGTGGTAATATGCTAAAGAAAACGAGACAAGGCTATGGACTATGGTTTAGTAATTTGAGcgagataaacaaaaatacaTAATAGCAACAATCACTAACCTTTTCTGGTAAGCAATATCCATGATCAATTGGAACCAACTTCAAGTGATCCTCTCCATCTCGGCACACTAATATGTTACCTGCATGACGATCAGCATTTGCTAATCTAATATCTAGCACAGCAATCTTCTGAACCTCCTGAACAGGGAAATCTCGAGGACCCATATCCTCACAGCTGCCATGATTGTTCACAAATATCTGCAGTGATCCAATTTTAAATCCCTTGCCCTTATGCGAACAACGAACCAATGCTGTGGGGGGTACACCAGAAAATCCAGTAGCTTCCGATGATTTGCACCCGTCAATTGGATGGTCGAGAATATACGCTGCAACCTCCCTCAATGCACCTTCCCCTACCCGTGTCCCCCTTTTTAACCCCTCGCCATCAACTGAGAAAGGAAAGCCCCTGGGGTTATTCTCGGCCATTGGTTCCTCATCAATGGGCTTGAAAACCGCAACATTGCTGTGACCCGAAGGATCCTGCATGAAATAGACTCCCCCAGAACCCTCTGTTGACATCACAGGAAGGAATCCGTTATCAAGACCAGCTCTTGTTGAGCTGATCATTTTCATCACGGCAGGTGACAACTCCACCTTCCTGTTAACAATAATTGGCTCAACTGGAGGATGTACACCACTAGCTGGTTTAGTGAGGTCCAAAGCATCTATCTGGAAGTTGTCACTCCCTTCAGGATTAACAACTGTAACAACAGTATCCTTATCAATCTGCTGAGTTTTTACCTTTGCCGGTGTTCGGATGAATAAGTGGATCACAGCAGCACCCTTCCGACAAATGTCAGTGATCAACTGATTGTCCTCAAGCTCCTCACCATCACATACTAGCCTTTGGTCCTCAAGCCTCTCAAGTTGCTCCCCAGTTTCAGCCGCAAGCTTTTTCTTGAGATACCCAACATTGCTGCCACTTGCCATCTGGTACTTGAATTTCTTCCCGCTGGCAGTCTTGATGGTGATTGAACGGAGGTCAGCCAACCGGAGGACAAGATGGAGAACATTACCATCAGCAAGTCCACAGTCCCTGACATGTGAGTTGTTGCATGACAGTTCGTGTCCACTGAACACCAGCCTCTGCTTCGTCACAACAAAGCCATTGGACCTCTGGATACGGAGCTTGACTGAAGCAATCGACTCGGATCTCAGGACACGCATAGGCATTGGTGGCGTGCCAGGCATagcaagaaaaataagaatCGAATCCAGTGGTTCCAACCGGTGCAGGCAATTGGGCACATAAGCGAGCTGGTCCAGCAGGGGGCTGAGGGTAGCAACACCCGCAGCCGACATCTTTGCTGACTTCGAGTGGCGCAGCAAGGCAAACAACCTTATCACTAATGGCGGATTACGAAAACTACAGATTACTAGCACCCATTGGGAGAAAACCCCTAGGATTTCCTTCTACTAGCAAGGAAACCCTAGGGGGCACAACGCGGCAGCAAATGCTCCTACCGTCCCATCTCGTGCCCCATTGTGTTCGAACCTGCATACATAATCAACCAAACCTAGGTAAGAAATTGTGCTACCAAAGCAGCAGTATTATAAATCGCACAAAAATCTGAGCAATTCGTACCCAACCCTATGAGATTGGATAAGGGCAGCGAGGATCCCTCGTCCGCTCCCGCTGCTGCCCCAATCGTGGAGCACAGCATCTGTagtaaagtaaaaaaaaaaaatcgaagcGTATGGTCAAGGTTCGAATAATCGAGTTCTATCTATAAACTGAAAATAAGATCTAtctagaaaaagaagaagatcgaattCGATCAATTAGTTTTGAACAACACAAGGAACATTGGTGAGATTCTAACCAGAGATGATACATCAGCGGGTCCGTTTCCGACTCCGATGGAAAGACGCGTGAACCAACGGATTCTGCGTCAGATTGAAATCTACAAGAACCAACCACCAGCAGCGTCAGGAAAAGCATCAGAAAGCCAATCCAACGAATCCGTCGCTCCTCCACGAATCAAATCGGGGAAACATTGCAACCGGCCGGGGAGTATATCAAATAAGCGAGTGAATCAAAGGTAAACCAATCGATCTTACCGGGAGACGGGAGCGACGAGTCCCGATGGAGCGCGCTCCACCTCTGAAACGAGAGGGAAATTTCGCCTTATTCTGTTATTcaggaagaacaagaaaagaaggactGGCACTCGATCTGGAAAGGGAGGTTTGAAGGTTCCATCGACAAGAAAAGGGAGATTTGAAGAGGGTAGGTGGCGCCGACGCGCCGTGGCCCGTGGCGGTGACTCGACCGTCAAACCCGGAGAACAAGTCGGTCcggtttttcttttactatatttatttatattatatatataataaaaataaaaaataaaatagatcTATACCGTTCATCACTCAACCCGGACGAACTAGATGCTCCCTTCCAATGATGCAACGATGATGTGCATTTAACAGCATCATGTGTTACATCCGAACATCTACACCGTTCTCACTCGAATTGGATGAACCAGATGCCTCCGATGATGTGATGGTGTATGATGTGCATTTGACCATCACG includes:
- the LOC100821019 gene encoding phosphatidylinositol 4-kinase gamma 4, with product MSAAGVATLSPLLDQLAYVPNCLHRLEPLDSILIFLAMPGTPPMPMRVLRSESIASVKLRIQRSNGFVVTKQRLVFSGHELSCNNSHVRDCGLADGNVLHLVLRLADLRSITIKTASGKKFKYQMASGSNVGYLKKKLAAETGEQLERLEDQRLVCDGEELEDNQLITDICRKGAAVIHLFIRTPAKVKTQQIDKDTVVTVVNPEGSDNFQIDALDLTKPASGVHPPVEPIIVNRKVELSPAVMKMISSTRAGLDNGFLPVMSTEGSGGVYFMQDPSGHSNVAVFKPIDEEPMAENNPRGFPFSVDGEGLKRGTRVGEGALREVAAYILDHPIDGCKSSEATGFSGVPPTALVRCSHKGKGFKIGSLQIFVNNHGSCEDMGPRDFPVQEVQKIAVLDIRLANADRHAGNILVCRDGEDHLKLVPIDHGYCLPEKFEDCTFEWLYWPQARESFSAETTAYIASLDADKDIALLKFYGWNLSPQCARVLCISTMLLKKGAERGLAPYDVGSILCRKTANKESEIEGIINEAEDAVLPETSEEMFLEAVSEIMDRHLDNMLSKLTK